A part of Gadus morhua chromosome 17, gadMor3.0, whole genome shotgun sequence genomic DNA contains:
- the LOC115529589 gene encoding collagen alpha-3(IX) chain-like, translated as MPGFKGHTGHKGDKGELGKDREKGIVGPPGPPGIPGTVGLQGPRGLRGLQGPMGAVGNRGLTGFRGKPGITGVIGKTGDAGEKGPQGFSGPKGDIGKIGPKGGPGGLGPKGEPGIPGRDGKDSTQGLDGEKGDPSRNGVPGEKGPNGLPGLQGRAGGKGSKGTVGDAGKMGETGPSGEPGIPVCI; from the exons ATGCCAGGATTCAAA GGACACACAGGCCATAAGGGAGACAAAGGAGAACTCGGCAAAGACAGGGAGAAG GGTATCGTTGGCCCGCCTGGTCCTCCAGGTATTCCTGGTACTGTGGGTCTGCAG GGCCCACGTGGTCTCAGGGGCCTCCAGGGGCCAATGGGAGCTGTAGGAAACAGG GGTCTGACAGGCTTCAGAGGCAAGCCTGGTATCACAGGCGTCATTGGAAAGACA GGTGATGCAGGAGAGAAGGGACCCCAGGGATTCAGCGGACCCAAGGGAGACATT GGCAAAATCGGTCCTAAAGGAGGTCCCGGTGGACTAGGACCCAAAGGAGAGCCT GGCATCCCCGGCAGGGATGGCAAAGACAGCACCCAGGGACTTGACGGAGAGAAG GGCGATCCGAGCCGGAACGGGGTCCCTGGAGAGAAAGGGCCCAACGGACTTCCT GGTCTACAAGGAAGGGCTGGAGGAAAGGGGTCTAAAGGGACAGTC GGTGATGCAGGGAAGATGGGCGAAACGGGACCCTCTGGAGAGCCAGGTATTCCTGTATGTATCTGA